In Daucus carota subsp. sativus chromosome 4, DH1 v3.0, whole genome shotgun sequence, one DNA window encodes the following:
- the LOC108217799 gene encoding transcription factor MYB20, giving the protein MGRRPCCDKIGLKQGPWSAEEDKKLINFVLNNENKYQCCWRAVPEHAGLLRCGKSCRLRWTNYLRPDLKRGVLSEHEEKLIIDLHSQLGNKWSKIASHMPGRTDNEIKNLWHTHIKKKLGKMGTNPLAHKPRPSDHLPADSNIHQNHDAQPSEESREVNEQDKLQENEGMSLLEESIVTNTDDHPLTERIAMETNDAFSIDEVPIVEPGEIFIPDSDLPFSYSSASSTTDISVSTICSIPDDLDFVPSFEDWLTSDLGQSSGDNMGFLDDDDDFFDWDWLFNVFDIDQIDEVFQSSPDLTVPTQSNNQICSK; this is encoded by the exons ATGGGGAGGAGGCCATGCTGCGATAAAATAGGGCTGAAGCAAGGTCCATGGTCGGCTGAAGAGGACAAGAAGCTCATCAACTTTGTTCTcaacaatgaaaataaataCCAATGCTGCTGGAGAGCTGTTCCAGAACATGCAG GATTACTAAGGTGTGGTAAGAGCTGTAGGCTGAGATGGACGAATTATCTACGACCGGATTTGAAGAGGGGCGTTCTATCTGAACATGAAGAGAAGCTCATCATCGACCTCCATTCTCAACTTGGCAACAA ATGGTCGAAAATTGCTTCCCATATGCCTGGAAGAACGGATAACGAGATCAAGAATCTGTGGCACACtcatattaagaaaaagttgGGCAAGATGGGAACTAATCCTCTCGCTCACAAACCCCGTCCCTCTGATCATCTGCCTGCTGATAGTAATATTCATCAGAACCATGATGCACAACCCTCAGAAGAATCTAGAGAAGTTAATGAGCAAGATAAGTTACAAGAAAATGAAGGCATGTCACTACTGGAAGAGTCTATAGTCACCAACACTGATGATCATCCACTCACAGAAAGAATTGCAATGGAAACTAACGATGCCTTTTCTATAGATGAAGTCCCAATTGTAGAGCCGGGTGAAATTTTTATCCCTGATTCTGATCTACCATTTTCTTATTCTAGTGCATCATCCACCACAGATATTTCAGTGTCAACTATCTGCTCAATCCCTGATGATTTGGATTTTGTACCATCTTTCGAGGATTGGCTTACCAGTGATCTTGGCCAAAGTTCCGGAGACAACATGGGTTTtctggatgatgatgatgatttttttGATTGGGATTGGTTATTTAACGTTTTCGATATCGACCAGATTGATGAAGTCTTTCAGTCTTCTCCTGATCTTACAGTACCCACccaatcaaataatcaaatatgtTCCAAGTGA